One part of the Halobacteriovoraceae bacterium genome encodes these proteins:
- a CDS encoding response regulator, whose protein sequence is MSKSILIIEDQGDLIEIYSKFAQELFTSIDSASTIEDSLNVLNKKLYDCILLDINLNNTENGAQVLKYLMDNPTNQNAQTPVVISSAYVNSIFIEKFQGRFAGILKKPYDQNTFLSTVKMSTLSVEDVLFNPDQEDEVPIVKTDTPFSQPELQNKVKSIINNIAKNPEIKSLLKKIKVDRNKDKYVGAHAGLLINISTAISKELHWDSRSTLEKFVTASYIHDYALSNRPDLARIQTQAELEAKSTSLSDKEIEAVRQHPLLSSQIFESFSNIPQDVHTIIQQHHERPDGSGFPGGISHNRISPMAALFIISHDFCLYIIENPKWKLDNYIIHAKHKFKGPNFNKIMRALSSIGK, encoded by the coding sequence ATGTCTAAAAGTATACTCATAATTGAGGACCAAGGTGATCTTATTGAGATTTACTCAAAATTTGCTCAAGAATTATTCACAAGCATTGACTCTGCCAGTACGATTGAAGATTCATTAAATGTGCTTAATAAGAAACTGTATGATTGTATTCTGTTAGATATTAATCTCAATAACACAGAAAATGGAGCTCAAGTCTTAAAGTATTTGATGGACAATCCAACAAATCAAAATGCTCAAACTCCTGTTGTGATTAGTAGCGCCTATGTTAATAGTATTTTTATCGAAAAGTTCCAAGGTCGTTTTGCTGGAATTTTAAAAAAACCATATGATCAAAATACATTTCTTTCTACGGTTAAGATGTCAACATTGTCTGTTGAAGATGTTTTGTTCAATCCCGACCAAGAGGATGAAGTTCCGATTGTCAAAACTGATACTCCATTTTCTCAACCAGAGCTACAAAACAAAGTAAAAAGTATCATTAACAATATTGCAAAAAACCCTGAGATCAAGAGTTTACTCAAAAAAATCAAAGTGGATCGAAATAAGGACAAATATGTAGGAGCGCATGCAGGTTTACTTATTAATATATCGACGGCCATCTCAAAGGAACTTCATTGGGATTCGCGAAGTACTTTAGAAAAATTTGTGACGGCCTCTTATATTCATGATTATGCCTTATCAAATAGACCGGATTTAGCAAGAATTCAAACACAAGCCGAACTCGAAGCAAAATCAACTTCCCTAAGCGACAAAGAAATAGAAGCTGTTAGACAACATCCCTTACTTTCATCTCAAATTTTTGAAAGCTTTAGTAATATTCCTCAAGATGTTCATACAATTATTCAACAACATCATGAAAGACCTGATGGGAGTGGATTTCCAGGAGGTATTTCACATAACCGCATCTCTCCGATGGCCGCCTTGTTTATTATCTCTCATGACTTTTGTCTATATATAATTGAGAATCCAAAGTGGAAGCTAGATAACTACATCATCCATGCAAAACATAAATTCAAAGGGCCCAATTTCAACAAGATAATGAGAGCTCTCTCATCGATTGGCAAATAA
- a CDS encoding Glu/Leu/Phe/Val dehydrogenase — MSITFEKLYSMGHEEVVFFSDSSCGLKAIVAIHNTILGPALGGTRLWNYTSEEEAITDVLRLSRGMTYKAAISGLNLGGGKAVILGGPEVKSEALFRSYGQFLESLNGRYITAEDVNIGVSDIEHIFTETSNVVGVAKIHGGSGNPSPFTALGVFRGMEASCTKVFGSRSLKGKSVVIQGVGSVGHYLGEILSKHGVKIFFTDISQTNIDRFREIAPGSEFIGLNDIYDVECDIYAPCALGATINDETIEKLKCKIVCGAANNQLKEDRHGQILKEMGILYAPDYLINAGGLMNVSIEFEGWNEGKAKRMVDTIYDTALNIFKLSDAENLPVNKATDKLAEQRLESIKAIKGTYLGNLGHRFPGRKNRH; from the coding sequence ATGAGTATTACTTTCGAAAAATTATATTCAATGGGACATGAAGAAGTTGTCTTCTTCAGTGACTCAAGCTGTGGCCTCAAGGCAATTGTGGCCATCCATAATACAATTTTAGGCCCTGCTCTTGGGGGAACTAGACTTTGGAATTACACTTCAGAAGAAGAGGCCATCACTGATGTTCTCAGACTTTCAAGAGGAATGACTTATAAAGCTGCTATTTCAGGACTTAATCTTGGAGGAGGAAAGGCTGTCATCCTCGGAGGCCCAGAAGTAAAAAGTGAAGCTCTCTTTAGATCCTACGGCCAGTTCTTAGAATCTTTAAACGGAAGGTATATTACGGCCGAGGATGTCAATATTGGCGTGTCTGATATTGAACATATCTTCACAGAAACAAGCAATGTTGTAGGTGTTGCCAAAATCCATGGAGGTTCTGGAAACCCTTCTCCTTTTACGGCCCTAGGCGTATTCAGGGGAATGGAAGCAAGCTGTACTAAAGTTTTTGGATCTAGATCTCTTAAAGGGAAGTCAGTAGTTATTCAAGGAGTTGGGTCAGTTGGACACTATCTGGGTGAGATTCTCTCAAAACATGGTGTGAAAATTTTCTTCACAGATATTAGTCAAACAAATATCGATCGTTTTAGAGAAATTGCACCAGGTTCAGAATTTATAGGCCTTAATGATATCTATGATGTTGAATGCGATATCTACGCTCCCTGTGCCCTAGGTGCTACCATTAATGATGAAACAATTGAAAAATTAAAATGTAAAATAGTCTGCGGAGCAGCTAACAATCAACTCAAAGAAGATCGACACGGACAAATTCTTAAAGAGATGGGCATTTTGTACGCCCCAGATTACTTGATTAATGCCGGAGGTTTAATGAATGTCTCCATTGAATTTGAAGGATGGAATGAAGGAAAGGCCAAGAGAATGGTCGACACAATCTATGATACTGCTCTAAATATTTTTAAACTTTCTGATGCTGAAAATTTACCTGTAAATAAGGCCACCGATAAACTGGCTGAACAAAGACTAGAATCAATTAAGGCCATAAAAGGTACCTATCTTGGTAATTTAGGGCATCGATTTCCCGGTAGAAAAAACCGACATTAA